In Phyllopteryx taeniolatus isolate TA_2022b chromosome 8, UOR_Ptae_1.2, whole genome shotgun sequence, one genomic interval encodes:
- the LOC133482718 gene encoding trichohyalin-like isoform X5 has protein sequence MNGTQIFQGVRSSDFTCAVAISGLQILEEHPDEEKFSEEDIKEYAQDLGIDPEKEPQLMWLAKEAMSARLPPDWFAYRDERGDVFYSNYHSNTSIWEHPRDVQYRKLVAQEHERIQRAAALLASEGKENKQEKTSGFRGADATEEMTKLDVIGKAQSQNHSSETPQQQQQPESKVSENCACCDNQPETNAKDKWENEAAKSSHLVSAAGTCSLQIREDHKDEELSEEEIKQYARDIGIDPEREPELMWLAKKAMAEKLPPGWLEREDESGNIYFHNCQLDTCIWEDPSKMHYSQLVVKERERIQCIAVDGASVVKKNKKKVKEKQEERKRAKRKNSCSIRADLAEEITNTITESPQKPPLEELLDSHRNLATDMEKARKEEEKSEKAGIPIRRSKHADKPPPLKGDKFDTQLSNASNFETAVEKNQNCEIVPEKKMGEEEETYRTEKEQGDLKQRNVEREKNSRKVDMEGNDREHLIREGETKMHTLQKETKREEDVKVWQLKCEMEMRMLPPQKDLSTEVLKCLTGEKETQGRLHEEQLRTDEEVKLLNKERVLRICRYQEQLKREEEEEMERLRLEKEKRLLYYEEQRREEQAEAERLIREKERIEHYQMELKKEEEKEVERLKREMEVRTCLYKKQLSREEQKEVQQFKKESENRRHFLQEELKKEEAEEEKQVEQLKKDKDLRRQIYLEELRKEEEQEVEQLKREKEIRMCLLKREDDIDVEGFKREKEIRTILRMEEREKEEEEADKFQQDKVTRLYLFQKKMIQEEEEETERLKKEKEKQICFHQEKLKREEAEELERLKAKKEARMCQLWEQQRREVQEEEMLKREGTRKKAEIEKIMLLSQEELRGEEAVKAEQLMTDKEKRMALLLEELRREEDDEIQRLKQEESRIHLCHEELIQEEEVKRLKTEKVARMQCRQEELRREEEAAVEELKREETKIRIEIGLCKEKLMREQEEEAAQLRTETEIRMCLSREELKREEEEEVKRLKTEIEMRIQLRREKLRREEEEEVEQLKRAMEARMCDHQERLRRKEGDEVEQLNTEKKVKMELYQVKLRRDEEAEAEQLKTGKEARMRLYWEELTQVEKKEVEELKRKETNLKSDMEMRIQLCKEGIRKMEEDEVKGLKTQKEIRMRLCQEKLRREEVVEVKQMKTARETRIRLRREELRREEEEAVKQLKAEKEIKMHLNWEELRRVEEEDMERFKQDKETRMRLCQEELRREENEVEKLKEEERKKKKDLEMRLRLCQQELSREEDEEVERLKTAKETRISLCLDELRREEVEEAERIKRDLERRMHLHQQELMREEEEEIEHLKTVKEARVKLYLEELSKEGNEEFECLKREREMQLSFHREDLRREEEEAVERLENKKESRIQRHLQELRRKEAEEVQQFNKKKMRLKTEMEKRICLFQEGLRREEEEVVENLKKKKAITISIYQEELRREEEEEVERMKKEKESRICLCQEELRKDEEEETQLLKRAKEGRICQQKNELKREEEEEDRLKEDKLKKMRVRQEKLGRERDENVERLKNEKETRLRLCLEREKDKRTMRQEEVIKEEDEESLAREKENQLNEEAELLRREKLMHFCKGLRREQQEEGTEQLKKEKENPQREDDVEPLERENGTKCLLQEKLRPVEEVLRSDKRTCLRQEKLISKSKGETLNMNRTCVHQEELREEKVSEYLKREKQKPLHLNQDKVSIEEDTEKLKETEKRTRLRQEELMREEEDEIERLKKEKEQRTQRRQEELRRQENEEVQRLKRVKETRIILRQEELRGEEEEKTQLLKQEKERRTCVRQEQLKREEEDEVARFRWEKEKRTRLLQEKLWIEEEEERLTREKEKRARFRQMELIREEEEERLKKEKEKRTRLRQEELSKEEEEEAERLKMEKEKRMISHQEDLKKEEEQEAEGLKKKKEKRMHLLLKELKREEEEERLQKEKEKRIRLCLAELREEEEEMLRLKREKEKRMRLCQERLRREEEDEVERLKRKKEKRMHLWQEELRREEEEELEQLKNKKMSLFKLDLACEKEEELERLINKKGKRMRLCQMDLRGEEEEKKLKMEYKERLKALRQCLLAKRREEEALLMSDPKEELTETVQKEREEEQLKIRQDREAVLRALCSTLEERYQNVDLSAQPTQRRPYLEHLKAESEEELQQENSRHQDDVVKNVNLFQPEQLEDIKLNDLTDSFFCGTLELMGQATPQTWPK, from the exons ATGAATGGAACCCAGATTTTTCAGGGAGTAAGGTCCAG tgaCTTCACTTGTGCAGTAGCCATAAGTGGCCTGCAAATCCTTGAAGAGCACCCTGATGAAGAGAAGTTCTCTGAAGAAG ACATCAAGGAATATGCACAGGACTTGGGCATTGATCCAGAGAAAGAGCCTCAGCTCATGTGGCTTGCCAAGGAGGCTATGTCTGCCCGACTTCCTCCAGATTGGTTTGCTTA CCGAGATGAGCGTGGAGATGTTTTCTATTCCAACTACCATTCAAACACATCCATATGGGAACATCCTCGTGATGTCCAGTACCGCAAACTGGTGGCTCAGGAGCATGAGCGCATACAGAGGGCCGCTGCTCTCTTGGCATCAGAAGGCAAAGAGAACAAACAAGAGAAAACAAGTGGC ttcaGAGGCGCTGATGCAACAGAAGAGATGACCAAGCTAGATGTGATCGGCAAGGCCCAATCTCAGAACCACAGTAGTGAAACACCACAGCAACAG CAACAACCAGAGTCCAAGGTCTCTGAAAATTGTGCTTGTTGTGACAATCAACCGGAGACAAATGCCAAAGACAAATGGGAGAATGAGGCAGCCAAGAG TAGCCACCTTGTGTCTGCAGCAGGCACATGTAGCCTACAGATCCGTGAGGATCACAAGGATGAAGAACTTTCTGAAGAAG AGATTAAGCAGTATGCACGGGACATAGGCATAGATCCAGAGAGAGAGCCAGAGCTTATGTGGCTTGCCAAGAAGGCCATGGCTGAAAAACTGCCTCCAGGATGGTTAGAGCG AGAAGATGAGAGTGGGAACATTTACTTTCATAACTGCCAGTTAGACACATGCATCTGGGAAGACCCCTCAAAAATGCACTATAGTCAGCTGGTGGTTAAAGAGCGTGAGCGTATCCAGTGCATAGCTGTTGATGGGGCCTCTGTGgtgaagaagaacaagaagaaagtaaaagaaaaacaggaggAAAGGAAAAGGGCAAAG aGGAAGAATTCATGCAGTATCCGTGCGGATTTAGCAGAAGAGATTACAAACACCATTACTGAATCACCACAGAAACCG CCGTTGGAAGAACTGCTGGATTCTCATCGTAACTTGGCAACAGATATGGAAAAAGCcaggaaagaagaggaaaaaagtgaGAAGGCTGGGATTCCTATCAG GCGTAGTAAGCATGCAGATAAACCACCACCTCTAAAGGGTGACAAATTTGATACACAATTATCTAATGCTTCAAATTTTGAGACCgcagtggaaaaaaatcaaaactgtGAAATTGTACCAGAAAAGAAGatgggagaggaggaggagacgtaCAGGACTGAAAAAGAGCAGGGTGATCTGAAACAGAGAaatgtagagagagaaaagaacagCAGGAAAGTTGATATGGAGGGGAATGACAGAGAGCATTTAATTAGGGAGGGGGAGACAAAAATGCATACTCTCCAAAAGGAGACGAAGAGAGAGGAAGACGTGAAAGTGTGGCAGTTGAAATGTGAGATGGAGATGAGAATGCTTCCCCCCCAGAAAGACCTCAGCACAGAAGTACTCAAGTGTTTGACTGGAGAGAAAGAAACGCAAGGACGACTCCATGAGGAACAACTGAGGACAGACGAAGAGGTGAAGCTGTTGAATAAGGAGAGGGTATTGAGAATCTGCCGCTACCAGGAGCAGCTGaagagagaggaagaggaggagatggaGAGATTGCGACTCGAGAAGGAGAAAAGACTCCTCTACTATGAAGAACAAAGGAGAGAGGAACAGGCAGAGGCAGAGCGCTTAATTAGGGAAAAGGAAAGAATAGAGCACTACCAGATGGAACTAAAGaaggaggaagaaaaggagGTGGAGCGCTTAAAGAGGGAAATGGAAGTTAGAACATGTCTCTATAAGAAGCAACTAAGTAGGGAAGAACAGAaagaggtgcaacaatttaaAAAGGAAAGTGAGAATAGAAGACATTTCCTGCAGGAGGAGCTGAAGaaagaggaggcggaggaggaaaaGCAAGTGGAGCAGTTGAAGAAGGACAAAGACCTGAGAAGACAGATTTACCTAGAAGAACTGAGGAAAGAGGAAGAGCAAGAAGTTGAACAGTTGAAGAGGGAAAAAGAAATAAGAATGTGCCTCCTGAAAAGAGAGGACGATATAGACGTGGAAGGAttcaagagagagaaagagattaGAACAATTCTCCGCATGGAGGAAagggagaaagaggaggaggaggcagataAGTTCCAACAGGACAAGGTGACCAGATTGTAtctttttcagaaaaagatgatacaagaggaagaggaggagactgAACGGTTGAAGAAAGAAAAGGAGAAGCAAATATGTTTCCACCAAGAGAAGCTAAAGAGAGAGGAAGCGGAAGAGTTGGAGCGATTGAAGGCAAAGAAAGAGGCAAGAATGTGTCAGCTCTGGGAACAGCAAAGGAGAGAGGTACAGGAAGAGGAGATGTTGAAGAGGGagggaacaagaaaaaaagcagagattGAAAAAATAATGCTACTCTCACAGGAGGAGCTAAGGGGAGAGGAAGCGGTCAAGGCAGAGCAACTGATGACGGACAAGGAGAAGAGAATGGCTCTCCTTTTGGAGGAGCTGAGGCgggaggaagatgacgagatACAACGGTTGAAACAGGAGGAGTCTAGAATTCATCTCTGCCATGAAGAGCTAATTCAAGAAGAAGAGGTGAAGCGGTTGAAGACTGAGAAGGTGGCAAGAATGCAGTGTCGCCAAGAGGAGCTGAGGAGAGAGGAAGAGGCAGCGGTTGAGGAGTTGAAGAGGGAGGAGACAAAAATAAGGATTGAGATTGGCCTTTGCAAGGAGAAGTTAATGAGAGAACAAGAGGAGGAGGCAGCGCAGTTAAGAACAGAGACTGAAATAAGAATGTGCTTATCTCGGGAGGAGCTGaaaagagaggaagaggaggaggtgaagCGGTTGAAGACTGAAATTGAAATGAGAATTCAACTCCGCCGGGAGAAACTAaggagagaggaagaggaggaggtagaGCAGTTGAAGCGGGCGATGGAGGCAAGAATGTGTGACCACCAGGAGAGGCTTAGACGAAAGGAAGGGGACGAGGTTGAGCAGTTGAATACTGAAAAGAAGGTCAAAATGGAACTATACCAAGTGAAGCTAAGAAGGGATGAAGAGGCGGAAGCAGAACAGTTGAAGACAGGGAAGGAGGCTAGAATGCGTCTATATTGGGAAGAGTTAAcgcaagtggaaaaaaaagaggtggAAGAGTTGAAGAGGAAGGAGACAAATTTGAAGTCTGACATGGAGATGAGGATACAGCTTTGCAAGGAAGGTATCAGGAAAATGGAAGAGGATGAGGTAAAGGGGTTGAAGACACAGAAGGAGATAAGAATGCGCCTTTGCCAGGAGAAGTTGAGAAGAGAGGAAGTGGTGGAGGTGAAACAAATGAAGACAGCTAGGGAGACGAGAATACGTCTCCGCAGGGAGGAGCTgaggagagaggaagaggaggccgTGAAGCAGTTGAAGGCAGAAAAGGAAATCAAAATGCATCTCAACTGGGAGGAGCTGAGACGAGTGGAAGAGGAAGACATGGAGCGCTTCAAACAAGATAAAGAGACGAGAATGCGTCTCTGCCAGGAGGAGCTAAGACGAGAAGAAAATGAGGTGGAGAAGttgaaggaggaggagaggaaaaaaaagaaagatctTGAGATGAGATTGCGTCTTTGCCAGCAGGAGCTTAGCcgtgaggaagacgaggaggtggagcgtttgaagacCGCAAAAGAGACGAGAATTAGCCTGTGCTTGGATGAGCTGAGGCGAGAGGAAGTAGAGGAGGCAGAGCGTATAAAAAGGGATCTTGAGAGGAGAATGCATCTTCACCAGCAGGAGCTGAtgagagaggaagaagaggaaattGAGCATTTGAAGACAGTGAAGGAGGCAAGAGTGAAACTCTACCTAGAGGAACTAAGCAAGGAGGGAAATGAGGAGTTTGAGTGtttgaagagagagagagagatgcaaCTGTCCTTCCATCGGGAAGATCTGAggagagaggaagaagaggcagTAGAGCGTCTGGAGAATAAAAAGGAGAGCAGAATACAGCGCCACCTGCAAGAGCTTAGAAGAAAAGAAGCAGAGGAGGTGCAGCAGTTTAATAAGAAGAAGATGCGATTAAAGACAGAGATGGAGAAAAGAATTTGCCTTTTCCAGGAGGGGCTTAgaagagaggaagaagaggttgtagaaaatttgaagaaaaagaaggcGATTACAATCAGCATTTACCAGGAGGAACtgaggagagaagaggaggaggaagtggaaCGTatgaagaaggaaaaagaaagtAGAATATGTCTCTGTCAAGAGGAACTGAGGaaggacgaagaggaggagacaCAGCTTTTGAAGAGAGCGAAAGAGGGAAGAATCTGTCAGCAAAAGAATGAGCTGaagagagaggaagaggaagaggaccgCTTAAAGGAGGATAAATTGAAGAAGATGCGTGTGCGGCAGGAAaagctggggagagagagagacgaaaATGTGGAGCGGTTGAAGAATGAAAAGGAAACAAGATTGCGTCTCTGCCTGGAAAGGGAGAAGGACAAGAGAACGATGCGCCAGGAGGAAGTAATCAAAGAAGAGGATGAAGAGTCGCTAGCGAGGGAAAAGGAGAATCAGCTAAATGAAGAGGCTGAACTACTCAGGAGGGAAAAGCTAATGCATTTTTGCAAAGGGCTGAGGAGAGAGCAACAGGAAGAGGGCACTGAGCAGTTAAAGAAAGAGAAGGAGAATCCACAAAGAGAGGATGATGTGGAGCCGCTTGAGAGGGAAAACGGAACAAAATGTCTTCTCCAGGAGAAGCTGCGGCCTGTAGAGGAAGTGTTGAGGAGTGACAAGAGAACATGTCTCCGCCAGGAGAAACTGATTTCAAAGAGCAAGGGGGAGACATTGAACATGAACAGAACATGTGTACACCAGGAGGAACTGAGAGAGGAAAAGGTCTCAGAGTATTTGAAACGAGAGAAACAGAAGCCATTGCATCTCAATCAGGACAAAGTGAGCATAGAGGAAGACACTGAAAAATTAAAGGAGACAGAGAAGAGAACACGTCTTCGCCAGGAGGAGCTGATGcgagaggaagaggatgagATAGAACGACTGAAGAAGGAAAAAGAGCAAAGAACACAGCGCCGCCAAGAGGAGCTGAGGAGACAGGAAAATGAGGAGGTGCAGAGGTTGAAAAGGGTTAAGGAAACAAGAATTATTCTCCGTCAGGAAGAGCTTAGAGGTGAGGAAGAAGAGAAGACACAACTTTTAAAACAGGAGAAGGAAAGAAGAACATGTGTCCGCCAGGAGCAACTGAAgagagaggaggaagatgaggtgGCGCGGTTTAGGTGGGAAAAGGAGAAGAGAACACGTCTTCTGCAGGAGAAATTGTGGatagaggaagaagaggagaggtTGACCCGAGAGAAGGAGAAGCGAGCACGTTTCCGTCAGATGGAGCTGATtagggaggaagaggaagagcggTTGAAGAAGGAAAAGGAGAAGAGAACACGTCTTCGCCAGGAGGAGCTGagcaaggaggaagaggaagaggctgaaaggttaaaaatggaaaaggaGAAGAGAATGATTTCACACCAAGAGGATctaaagaaagaagaagagcaagaagCAGAagggttaaaaaagaaaaaagaaaaaagaatgcaTCTTCTCTTGAAGGAGCTcaagagggaggaggaggaagagcggTTACAAAAGGAGAAGGAAAAGAGGATACGTCTCTGTCTGGCTGAGctgagagaggaagaggaggagatgtTGAGATTAAAGAGGGAAAAGGAAAAGAGAATGCGGCTCTGTCAGGAGAGATTAAgaagagaggaggaggatgaggtaGAGAGGTTAAAAAGGAAGAAGGAGAAGAGAATGCATCTTTGGCAGGAGGAGTTgaggagagaggaagaggaggagttgGAGCagttaaagaataaaaaaatgtccctCTTCAAATTGGATTTGGCATGTGAAAAAGAGGAGGAGTTGGAGAGATTAATTAACAAGAAAGGAAAGAGAATGCGTCTCTGTCAAATGGACCTGAGAGGagaagaagaggagaagaaaCTGAAGATGGAGTACAAGGAAAGGCTGAA GGCTTTGCGGCAGTGTCTCCTGGCCAAGAGGCGAGAAGAGGAGGCATTGTTGATGTCTGACCCGAAGGAGGAATTAACAGAAACAGtccagaaagagagagaagaagAGCAACTTAAGATCAG GCAGGACCGTGAAGCCGTTCTCAGGGCACTTTGCAGCACACTGGAAGAAAG gTATCAAAATGTGGACCTGTCTGCTCAGCCCACTCAAAGGAGACCGTACCTTGAGCATCTGAAGGCAGAATCAGAAGAGGAGCTGCAGCAGGAGAACAGCAGACATCAGGACGACGTTGTGAAAAACGTGAATTTATTCCAACCTGAG CAGCTAGAAGACATTAAACTCAACGATCTGACCGATTCATTCTTCTGCGGGACTCTTGAGCTGATGGGAcag GCCACCCCGCAGACATGGCCCAAGTAG